One Synechococcus sp. Nb3U1 genomic window, GATCGAGGCCGTGGTGGATTATTTCAACCGGGAGTATGGCTGGGGCATAACGCGACGGAATGTTCTGATCACCCCTGGAAGTCAAAGTTTTTATTTTTTTGCCGTGAATGTGTTTTGTGGGCCAGATGCTGACGGGCAAAGACGACCTCTCCTGTTGCCCCTTAGCCCCGATTACACCGGCTATGGCGGGATCCTCATCGAGGAGTCCGATCTAAAAGCCACGCCCCCCACCATCGAGAAACAGGGATCCCATACGTTCAAATACCGCCCAGATCTGGAGCGACTGCAGGTGGATGAACAGGTGGGAGCAATTTTGTTTTCCCGGCCCTGTAACCCAACCGGCAACGTGATCACCGATGAGGAAGTGGCACAGATCGTGCAGCGGGCTGCTGCTGCCGATGTGCCGGTGATCATCGATTCTGCCTATGCCATTCCCTTTCCTCACCTCACGTATGTACCCATGGGCTTGACTTGGGCCGACAATGTTATCCATTGCTTCAGCCTCTCCAAGGCAGGCTTGCCAGGGGAACGGGTGGGGATTGCCATTGGGCCAGAACATCTTTTGCAACCTGTGGAATGTTTTCAGGCCAATGCCAGCATTCACTCCTCCCAACTGGGTCAGGCCATCGCGGCACGGGCGATTCGCTCCAGAGAACTAGCCAAGCTCTCAGAGCAGGTGATCCGCCCCCATTACTGGCAGAAGATGGAACGCCTACAGGTGGCTTTTGGACGAGAATTTCCCGATGATTTGCCCTGGTTCTTGCACAGGGCAGAAGGAGCTTTATTTGCCTGGTTGTGGCTGCCGGAGCTGCCCATTTCTGACCGAGAACTCTACCAGCGGTTGAAACAAAAAGGGGTGGTGGTTGTGCCGGGATCCCCCTTCTTCCCAGGGATAGATCCAAGTTGGCCGCATCAATATCAGTGTGTGCGCATCAGCTTAACGGCAACACTAGAGCAAATTGAGCAGGGGGTAACTATCCTCAGCCAGGTGGTGGAGCAGGCCCATGCAAGAACTCCGTTGAGGGTGTGAGGAGAAGATGGACTTAATCCCTGATGAGCCGATGGTGATCGCCAGCTTGCTGGGTTTGGCCCTGCTGGGGATCCTAATCTTGAATTTGGCCGGTGGTGGGTCAAGCGATGCAGATTAGATCTGGTTAGATCTGGTTAGATCTGGGAAAATGTGCAGGTTGACAAGATGACACTTACTTCCCTAGGATCAGAATCACGTCATTTGCAGATGCCCCCATCGTCTAGAGGCCTAGGACACATCCCTTTCACGGATGCGACAGGGGTTCGAATCCCCTTGGGGGTATATTGGCGAGATTCAGTACAGCCCGTTCACGAGCCGTAGCTTAGCTATCCGCGAGGGTTGGCTCCCTTCATCCAGGGGGAGAGAGAAGATTTTGGGGGATTGGAGTAAATCTGACGTAGAAATCTGACGTAAACTGCACCTTACGTCCTTTGGCTTCACCAGCCTTGCTCAGGCCAAAACCTTCCCACCTGGCTCACCGAACTGTGCCCTGTGGGCCGCCGAGGGTAAACGGGTGAGTGGGACGGAGTCCTACCCACCCCCCAGATGCCGATACTGTTGCGGAAAACATTCAAAGCCCTGGTAAAACCTGGGCGAACACATCAACGCTGCTCAGGAGCATGTAGGCAAACAGCACGCCACCTACACCCCCCACCAAGAAGCCCCCAGCAAACTGGCTCCAACCGCCACGGGTACGTAGATTTTCTGGCAACTCATCGGATCCGGCAGAGACCCGAACAGGCTGAGGGGATCCGCTCGATTCCGCCATCAGTTGTACCCCTGGCGTTGGGTAGGCCACCGATCCATAGGGAGTATTGGCCACGGCCACCCAGCGGGATTTGGGGAAGGACACCTGCCCGTAGATGGACAGACAAACCGTGAGGATCAGCACCAAGCCAATGGCCCCCAGGGTACCCGCCGTCAAAGCGAGCTCCCAATCCCGCAATGGCCCCAGCTTGTAAAACGGCCCCAGTAGCAAGTAACCATGGGCCATTCCCACCTCCAAACCCCGCACCATCGGCGATAGCCCTTCCCGGTAAATCGGCAAATTCTGTAGCAGTAGGAGGGTTAAATCGCTACCATTTACGGGGGTGTTGAAGTTACCCACTTGGGGATCCACCGTTTTCACCCAGCCCCCCTGCTGAAAGTCAAAACCGGTTGCTGCCGCCCGAGCACGAATGGCATGCCAAATGTGCCCCGCCAAAAACAGGATCCCCAAGACAAAGTGGGCGGTTGCCAACCATGTGCGACTGGTAACTACCCCCATCTCATCGGCTCCCAATCCTACTGGCCCATAAAAGGCCACTGGATAGACCGTCTCATTGACGCTGACAAAATAGGCTGCCAGGATCCCCATGTAGGCTAAAGCCCCTAGGCTATAGGAAAGATAAGCCTCCCCAGAGTAGATCAGCACCCGCTTGGCCCAAGTAAAAGGCCGCGTCGCCATGTGCCAAAATCCACCCAGAATGCAGATCAAGCCCACATAAACATGGCCACCCACCACATCTTCTAGGTTGTTCACCCCAGCCATCCCCTGCTCCCCAAGCAGCGGTGTGAGATAGGCAAAAATGCGAACCGGATTCAGGGTGGGATCCGTAATCAGGCGCACCCGATCCAGAGAAGCATCGTATAGACCACCCCAAAACAGGGCTTTGGCCACCAGTAACCAAGCCCCTAACCCCAAGAAAACCAGGTGAATGCCAATGATTGTGGTCATTTTGTCGTCATCTTCCCAGTCGTAGCCGAAAAAGCCAGCAAAGTTCTCCCCTTTGGCCAGCACCTCAGGCCCCAGCAGGGCATGATAAACTCCCCCAGCCCCCAGTACTGCCGAGGCGATTAGGTGCAACACCCCCACCACAAAAAAGGGATAGGGATCCGTCACCAGCCCTTCCGCCCCAACTCCAATTCCCAACGTGGCCAAGTGGGGCAACAGAATCAGCCCTTGACTGTACATCGGTTGAGCGGGATCCCAGTGGGCCAACTCAAACAGGGTCATCCCCCCAGCCCAGAGCAGAATCAACCCAGCATGGGCCACATGAGCACCCAACAATTTCCCGGATAAATCTACAAAACGGGCATTGCCAGCAATCCAACCAGGACTGGATACTGCTGGTGGAGAAGACATAGCTGTTGTCATCGATCCTCCTCAAAGTTAATCAATAAGGCCCAATCTTCAAGACTTCTAGGCTCACGATCTAAGAACAATACTCCTCGTCCTCTCATAGGCCAAACGTAGGCTTGAGTTTAGCCGTCCATTCTTTCACCCGCTTTTCCGTCAGTTCCGATTGATTGTCTTCATCCAAAGCCAACCCTACAAACTGACCATTTACCAATCCCCTCGATTCGTTAAACTCATAGCCATCAATGGGCCAAGAACCGACATTTTTCCCGCCTCGCTCAGCGATTTTCTCCGCTAGAATCCCCATCGCATCCTGAAAGTTATCGGGATAGCCGAACTGATCTCCAACCCCAAAATAGGCTACTGTCTTACCCGAAAAATCTATTTCATCCAAATTTGGAAAAAATCCATCCCAATCAGACTGCAACTCGCCAATATTCCAGGTAGGGCAGCCGATGATCAGATAGTTGTATTTATCAAAATCTTCAATGCTAGCCTCCGAGATATCGATCAAATCTACATTCTCTTCCCCCAACTCCTTTTGGATCATCTCAGCAACTGTTTCCGTGTTACCAGTTTGAGTGCCAAAAAACAAACCAACTTTTGCCATCACTTCTGCTCCAAAACTGCAAAGTAAACCTCAACACTCCACTCCAAACTCCTCAGGTCATCTGAACAGGCTGAGCAGGTGCATTCAGCTTGCCCGTACGGAAGTTGAACCCGCGTGCCTTGAGAGCATGAAAAAGATGCCCCTGAAGGAAGAAAAAGGCCAACCAAAAATGGGTGTTGGCAAGCCACACCCGGGAAGTTAGTTCCCCCCCTTGCTCGAATAAGGGATAGCGATCCAACCCCACCTGCAACAGCGGCCCGTAGAACACCTCTGGATAGACCACCGAATTCACCGAGACAAAATAGGCAGCGATGAATCCCATCAAGGCCAAAGCACCCAAGCTGTAGGAAAGATAGGCTTCCCCAGACCCGATAAAGAGCCGCTCTACCCAGCCAAAAGGCTTCGTGGCAATGTGCCAAACTCCCCCTGCCACCAGCAGTAGCCCCACCCAGATGTGGCCGCCCACCACATCCTCCAGACTGTCTACCCCAGCGATCCAATGCCGCCCCTCTATGCCCAACACATGGCCAAAAGGATTGAGATCGGGAGAGATGGTGCGCACTGCCCCCACTCCAGAGTCATACAGCCCCCCGAAGACCATTGCCTTCAGCACCAGTAACCAGGCCCCCAGCCCCAGCAATACCAGATGGATCCCTAAAATGGTGGTCATCTTGTTTTTGTCTTGCCAGTCGTAGCTGAAGAGAGGGAAGGTCTTGGCCTCCAACACCGCCGGCCCCCGCAAGGCATGGAAGATGCCCCCGAATCCCAAGAAGGCCGAGCTGATCAAATGCACTGCCCCCACTGCAAAGTAGGTGTCGGTCTCCAGCACTTCCCCGCCAGATCCCACCCCCAGGCCCAAACTGGCCAGGTGAGGCAAAAGAATCAACCTTTGCTCATACATCGGTTGGCTGGGATCGAAATTGGCCAACTCGATCAAGGTCATCACCCCGGCCCAGAGAACGATCAGCCCAGCATGGGCCACATGCGCCCCCAACAGCCGACCCGAAAGCTCCGTTAAACGGGCGTTGCCCGCCCACCACGGGATCCCCTCCTGAGAGCCAGACTCATTACCCTGCACCCGTGTCGTTGCCGTCATATTCAGTGACTCCAAACCTTGAGATTGAGATAAAGGCCAGAACTCCTACCCCAGCAGTGGCCCTGGCCCGATGGACACATCCTTTTGAAACAAGCGAACACTAATGAGATTTAATCTCAATAGCTATGCTTTGACCCACCCTAGAGCTGCTGAAACTAAATATCAATAGCTATCTAGTTAAGTTTTATTAAGTAAAGATCGGTATAGGGAGATGAATTAGGTGAGGAGGGCTTTCAGGAGGATGGTTGGGTTGAGGACTGCTCTTGAAGCTACAAAAAACTAGATCTTTTTAAGATTGAGTCTCAATAGCTGAATTACAATGCAGTCCATTGAGATGAAATTTGGAGTTGTAGGGTATGTCGGCACACCTCAAGCTCTGGGCAGGGATTGGGCTTTGGGCAACCCAAGCTCTGGGGCACCACATCCTTCTGCATGGTTCAGGGATTGCTCAGGCTGAAATGATGAAGGAGCCCAACTTAACGTCTGAGGTTCCCTGGTTGCTGGCCCAAACCAATCCGGACTGTCGGCCCATTGCGGTGGAGGGAGGGGGTGAGGGAGGAGAAGGGGGCGAGGGATCCTCTGGCCCTGCCATTCCGACTATGACCTTGGCTTCTGAGCAACAGTTTCAAGATCCACAGATTATTCTCGACTTTGTGGATCAAGTGGTGATCCCCAACTATGAGCAGCTGGCCACCGAAACTCAGGATCTGGCTGCAGTGGTGCAAGCCTTTGTAGAAACGCCCGAACAGATGAAGCTAGAGGCGGCCCGTCAAGCTTGGTTCACCGCCCGCATTACTTGGGAAGAGAGCGAAGCCTATGCCTTTGGGCCGGCAGCTTCTTTGGGGTTGGATGCGGATCTGGATGAATGGCCCCTCAACGAGATGGATGTGGTGAAGGTTCTGGAGA contains:
- the fldA gene encoding flavodoxin FldA, with protein sequence MAKVGLFFGTQTGNTETVAEMIQKELGEENVDLIDISEASIEDFDKYNYLIIGCPTWNIGELQSDWDGFFPNLDEIDFSGKTVAYFGVGDQFGYPDNFQDAMGILAEKIAERGGKNVGSWPIDGYEFNESRGLVNGQFVGLALDEDNQSELTEKRVKEWTAKLKPTFGL
- a CDS encoding chlorophyll a/b binding light-harvesting protein, which gives rise to MTATTRVQGNESGSQEGIPWWAGNARLTELSGRLLGAHVAHAGLIVLWAGVMTLIELANFDPSQPMYEQRLILLPHLASLGLGVGSGGEVLETDTYFAVGAVHLISSAFLGFGGIFHALRGPAVLEAKTFPLFSYDWQDKNKMTTILGIHLVLLGLGAWLLVLKAMVFGGLYDSGVGAVRTISPDLNPFGHVLGIEGRHWIAGVDSLEDVVGGHIWVGLLLVAGGVWHIATKPFGWVERLFIGSGEAYLSYSLGALALMGFIAAYFVSVNSVVYPEVFYGPLLQVGLDRYPLFEQGGELTSRVWLANTHFWLAFFFLQGHLFHALKARGFNFRTGKLNAPAQPVQMT
- a CDS encoding photosystem I reaction center subunit XI; the encoded protein is MKTVDPQVGNFNTPVNGSDLTLLLLQNLPIYREGLSPMVRGLEVGMAHGYLLLGPFYKLGPLRDWELALTAGTLGAIGLVLILTVCLSIYGQVSFPKSRWVAVANTPYGSVAYPTPGVQLMAESSGSPQPVRVSAGSDELPENLRTRGGWSQFAGGFLVGGVGGVLFAYMLLSSVDVFAQVLPGL
- a CDS encoding valine--pyruvate transaminase, which encodes MDPRLSHLGQRMSRLSGVRAINKDIAETLQKEGSHWIDLGAGNPVILSEVEAMWRRYTQELMAEPEFGQVLCRYGVSQGYGPLIEAVVDYFNREYGWGITRRNVLITPGSQSFYFFAVNVFCGPDADGQRRPLLLPLSPDYTGYGGILIEESDLKATPPTIEKQGSHTFKYRPDLERLQVDEQVGAILFSRPCNPTGNVITDEEVAQIVQRAAAADVPVIIDSAYAIPFPHLTYVPMGLTWADNVIHCFSLSKAGLPGERVGIAIGPEHLLQPVECFQANASIHSSQLGQAIAARAIRSRELAKLSEQVIRPHYWQKMERLQVAFGREFPDDLPWFLHRAEGALFAWLWLPELPISDRELYQRLKQKGVVVVPGSPFFPGIDPSWPHQYQCVRISLTATLEQIEQGVTILSQVVEQAHARTPLRV